In the Malaclemys terrapin pileata isolate rMalTer1 chromosome 12, rMalTer1.hap1, whole genome shotgun sequence genome, one interval contains:
- the LOC128846751 gene encoding olfactory receptor 5A1-like, translated as SVENQTTVTEFILLGLSSDQQMQIFLFLVFLVIYLVTLVGNILIMVVIRADSHLHTPMYFFLFHLSFTDICYSSVTVPKMLMNFLAEHRTISVNGCLAQMFFIILSGSAELFILSAMAYDRYAAICDPLHYMEIMRKGICVQLVSGAWTIGFFYALLNTIFALRLHFCGPNQIRHFNCELPRLLQLSCTETLTNQVVLLTSAVIFGSSSFLFTLISYVHVIATILRIPSAEGRQKTFSTCSSHLIVVGLLYVTGFFQYTKPSSVSSVLLDEMVSVQYSILTPMLNPIIYSLKNKEVKTAVGKILGKFWFPK; from the coding sequence TCAGTGGAAAATCAAACCACAGTGACTGAATTTATTCTCCTGGGACTTTCCAGTGACCAACAGATGCAGATTTTCCTCTTCCTGGTGTTTTTAGTTATTTACCTGGTTACTTTGGTTGGGAACATACTGATCATGGTGGTGATAAGAGCTGATtctcaccttcacacccccatgtactttttcCTCTTCCATTTATCCTTTACTGATATCTGTTATTCCTCAGTCACAGTGCCTAAAATGCTGATGAACTTCCTAGCAGAGCACAGAACTATTTCTGTCAATGGCTGCCTTGCCCAGATGTTCTTCATCATCCTCTCAGGTTCTGCAGAACTTTTCATTCTTTCAGCTATGGCATATGACCGCTATGCTGCCATCTGTGACCCATTGCATTACATGGAGATAATGAGGAAAGGGATCTGTGTTCAGCTGGTGAGTGGTGCATGGACCATCGGATTCTTCTATGCCCTGCTTAACACCATTTTTGCCCTCAGGTTGCATTTCTGTGGGCCCAATCAAATCCGCCATTTCAACTGTGAGCTCCCTCGTCTATTACAACTGTCCTGCACTGAGACCCTCACCAATCAAGTGGTGCTTCTCACTTCCGCTGTGATATTTGGATCAAGCTCCTTCCTCTTCACCCTGATCTCCTACGTTCATGTTATTGCCACCATCCTGAGAATACCCTCTGCAGAGGGCAGGCAAAAAACCTTCTCTACTTGCAGCTCCCACCTGATTGTGGTTGGCTTATTGTACGTGACAGGTTTTTTCCAGTACACAAAACCCAGCTCAGTCTCCTCTGTGCTTCTGGATGAAATGGTCTCCGTCCAGTACAGCATCTTGACCCCTAtgttaaaccccatcatctacagcctgaaaaaCAAGGAGGTGAAAACAGCTGTAGGGAAAATATTGGGGAAATTCTGGTTTCCCAAGTAg